Part of the Prevotella communis genome is shown below.
GGTGCCGTTCGTAAGACACTGCACAAGTACGTATCAGCAAGATAAGAGTTTTGACCTTATATATAACAAGAACGACGTACTCAAATGGGTACGCCGTTCTTGTTATTACGTATTATTCGTTATCTATATCAATTCCTCATACGCCATGCTTTAGCCCTAAGAGCCATATTCTTCTTTATGCACTCACTATAGAGCCAAGGCTCACAACTATGGATATCGCCTACATTGATAAAATTCTTATAGGCAGGATACTCCGAACCACTATAGCCTGTAACCACGAGAACGTGACGCTCAGGTTCTAATGTGACGGTAATCGTATCATGGAGTGTAGCAGGCGTGGCATCCGTACGCCAGTTCACAGGATTGATGCCTATACATGAGGCAGCAATAATGGAATTGATGTACTTCACGTCTTTCACCGTATTATAACAGATAGTCACGCCCGTATCGTCAGCCCCTTGCGCAGCCTTGATATGTTTTGTTTGCAACGTATCCTCTGGTGTCACCTTATAACCCAGTACGTAAGCAGCAGCCAACTGTCCGTAGGTCTCGTCACTCATGTGCTTCAGCAGTTCCACCACCGCCATGCCACCTTGACTGAACCCTGCAATAATCAGCGGACGACTCTGGTCACGCTGAGCTTGGAAGTAATCAAAAGCCGCACAGACATCATCCATAGCCATGCGGGCACGATTCAACACACTATCCTCACTCTCCATCATAAACGCATCAATCGTTGTATGACGGTAGAAAGGTGCATAGAATCGGTTACCTGGAGACATATAACCAGCAGCCTTATTCATTTCAATAGCCATGCGCTCACGATGCTTTGGATTCCATACGTCAGCATAGTGACAAACGATACTATCAGCCGTCATCCAATCCTCTTCCCATGTTGACACTACATAAAACACATCGGCTCCCGTTCCGTGCTGGTCGCCATCTGCCGTAATCCACATGATAGAGTCATCATAATCTGGAGCCTCAGGAATATACGATACAGAGGCATTAGCATCCTGAGCTTTTCTTACATGACCGTTAAAACAATTCGTCAGACTAAAAGCGCAAATCCCTAAGAGGAAGACTTTTGCTGAAGCTTCAAGAATCATTTTCATCCTGTAGTAGTTTATATCATTTGTATTCATCAATGTTCCTCAGGCCCTATTTCACTATAGTGAACTTGGCGAACTTCAGGAGCAGCTGTTTGGTGCCCACATTACGGAACTCGACCGTGGCTTTCTCGTTGTCGCCTGCACCTTCGAGCTTCACCACCGTACCAACTCCAAAGCGCTGATGCTCAATGACAGCCCCCTCGTGGAGGGAATGGGGCGCGGATGAGGACTGAGCGCTGACGGCTGAGGTCTGGCGGGTGCTGGCCACGGGCTTGAAGCGTCCACCACTGGCGATGTTCAACTGGCGCTTGAAGCCCTCGCTGAAGGGGTCTACCTTAGGCTCCGGACGACGGGGTGCCACCTGACGGGGCTTGGGGTCAGCACGGAACTGGGTAGCCACAGGACGGGGGTTCTGCATCCACTCGGGACCCTCGGAGGCACGTTGCCAGGGCAGGCGCTGGGCCGACTGGTCAAAACTGCCCAGAGTGCCCTCTACATGGAGCAATGAGGGGTCGATATCCTTGATAAAACGTGAGGGCGTGTCGTACTCCATGCGTCCGTAGCGGAAACGGTTTTGCGCACAGGTCAGGATGCAATGGCGCTCGGCACGGGTGATGGCCACATAGAGCAGGCGGCGCTCCTCCTCGAGCTCGCGCATGCTGTTGGTGCACATGGGCGACGGGAAGATATTCTCCTCAAGGCCCACGACAAAGACCGTGGGGAACTCCAGTCCCTTGGCGGAATGGATGGTCATCAGCGACACCTTGGGCTGGTCGGCATCGCCCTCGCTGTCGAGGTCGGTGAGCAGTGCCACCTCCTGCAGGAAGTCGCTCAGGGCAATCTGGTCGCCCTGGTCCTCCTCACGACGGCTCTCCACGAAGTCCTGCATAGCGGCGAGGAACTCCTCCAGGTTCTCCTGACGGGAGAGGTCCTCGGGGTTGCGACTGGAATAGATCTCCTTGGAGATTCCGCTCTCCATGATGATGGCGTGGCCCAACTGGTAGGCATCCTCGCCATCGAGGCGCATGCGCCAGCCGTCAATCAGCTGACAGAAATTATTGATCTTGGTGAGGGTGCCCTTGCTGACTTCGAGATGTGCCGGCTGGGTCATCACCTCCCAGAGCGACTTGCCTTCCTTAGAAGCCGTATCCACAATCCTGGAAAGCGTGGTGTCACCAATACCGCGCGTGGGATAGTTGATGATACGCTTCAGGGCCTCCTCATCATTGGGATTGACCACCACACGGAAATAGGCAATCACGTCCTTGATCTCCTTGCGCTGGTAGAAGCTCAGGCCGCCATAGATGCGATACGGGATACCGTCCTTGCGCATCTGTTCCTCAAAGGAACGGCTCTGGGCATTGGTGCGGTAGAGGATGGCGAAATCGCTGTATTCGCATCCCTCCTCACGACGGATACGACGGATATCCTTGCACACGATGATGGCCTCTTCCTTGTCGCTATAGGCAGGTTTCAACTGGAGTTTCTCGCCCTCGTCATTCCGACTGAAAACGTCCTTGGGAATCTGTCGTTCGTTCTTACGAATCAGACTGTTGGCAGCACGCACGATGAGCTGCGTAGAACGGTAGTTCTGCTCCAGTTTGAAGAGTTTGGCATTATCGTATGACTCCCTGAAGCTCAAGATATTATCAATATTGGCTCCACGGAAACTATAGATACTCTGAGCATCATCGCCAACGACGCATACACGCTGTCGCTCACGTGTCAGCTGGAGCACGATTTTCTGTTGGGCGAAGTTAGTATCCTGATACTCATCGACCAGCACATACTGGAAGCGCTCCACGTACTTGCGGCGCACATCCTCATGGTTCTCGAAGAGCAGGAATGTCTGCACCAGGAGGTCGTCGAAATCCATCGCGTTAGCTTGTCGGCAACGCTCGGCATAATGTACGTAGATCTCGGCCACCTTGGGTTTCTTGGCATCATAGAGCGAGCACTTCACGAAGGCATGGGGCAGGATAAGATGGTTCTTGGCCATGGATATCTGGTCGCTCACACTGGAGGGCTTATATACCTTGTCATCGAGGCCCATCTCCTTGATGATACTCTTCACCAGCGAACGGGCGTCACTCTGATCGTAGATCGTGAAGTTGGAGCTATACCCTATCCGCTCGGCCTCGGCCCTGAGGATACGCGAGAAGACGGAATGGAACGTGCCCATCTGCAGGTAGACGGCCTGATGCTGACCTACCAGTCGGGCAATACGCTCCTTCATCTCGCGCGCCGCCTTGTTGGTAAACGTCAGGGCCAGGATATTCCAGGGCTTCAGTCCTATCTGCTCCATCAGATAGGCTATCTTATAGGTCAGCACCCGCGTTTTTCCGGAGCCTGCACCAGCAATTACAAGTGAGGCACCATCGCAATATTCCACCGCTTCGCGCTGACTATCATTGAGTTGTGAAAGTATGTTGTCCATATCGTTAAAATTCGTCTGCAAAGTTAATCATTATTTATAAAATAAAAGCCACTTTTTCACGTTATATTTTCAGTATGAAAAATTCTCCTGAGGAAAAGATGCTGATTTCAGTTGTGACGCCTGTGTACAATGGTGAGAACTTTGTGAAGAGCGCCTACGACTGTCTGTGCCGCCAGACCTACCCGGACTGGGAATGGGTGGTGGTAGACGACGGCTCTACCGACGGCACGGCCAAGTGTCTGGAGACCCTGGCCTCAGGAGACGAGCGCATCCGGTTCTTTCAGCAGAAAAACAGCGGGACGGCCAAGCAGCCCCGCGACCATGCCGTGTATGAGGCGAAGGGCGGATTCGTGTTGCCCCTCGACATAGACGACCAGCTCTCAGACGACTACCTGGAACGGATGGCGGAGCGTCAGCAACAGACGGATGCCGACATCATCTACCCCCAGATGCTCTTTGTGGACCTGGACTCGGGAAAGACCACGCAGACGCTGCCCGCAGAGGGATTTGACACGGACAAGGTGTATGAGGCCAGGGAACTGGTGAAGGAGACGGTGCCGGAATGGCGCATCGGGTGCAACGGCGGACTGTATCGCAAGAGTGCCTGGATCAACATGAGCTACCCGGAGAAGAAGGAACCCATCTGGATGAACTCCGACGAAGTGGACGAGCGCCTGTACCTGATTCACGCAGGGAAAGCGGCATTTGCCAAGGCGCGCTACTACTACCAGAACCACGAGGCGTCGACCACGACACGCATCTCGCCAAAGGTTTTCCATACGCAGAAGACGGCCCTGCAACTGCTCGACATCATGGAGCGGGAATTCGGCAAGGACAGCGAGGAATACCGCAGGACGATGCGTCGCACATTCTGCGACTGGCGCTGGAAGATGATGCTGTTCGTGAAGCATCACGAGGAACTGACGGATGCCGATGCTGAGATACAAAGGAACCTGTCTGACTGTTTCAAGCGTCTGGATGCCAGTGTGCTGACCAAGGCAGAACGTATACAGTTCCTGAACCTGAGGAGTTTTCCGCTGGTGCTGGCGCTATACTGCCTGAGATACAACCGGGCGCTGCTCAGGGAGAAGGTGATGCAGCGCAGAAATCCGGAGGGATTTGCCAACACCTACACCCGGAAGCGCGAGGAAGAGAAGGTGCGCAGGGAGACAGCCAGGAGCTATCTGCAGGGAAAGACGCTGAACAACTACGAGCCATACGTCATCAGCATGTTTTGCGGCAACGCGCCCAGCGGCGGGCTGATAGACCGTCTGAGGGGTGCCGTGAGCGTGTATCAGGAGTGTCTGGCTACAGGACGCGCGTTCAAGTTGCACTTCACGCATCCGTTCCTGCTGACAGACTATCTGGTGCCGGGTACATACGACTGGACCGTGAGTCCTGACGAGGTAAGCTTCAGTCCGATGCAGTCACGCACGCTGATAGCCAGCAGCGTCTATGACTCGCCAGGGGAACGGCAGATGCACCTGAAACAGATACAGCAGGCGCTCGTCAGCAGCAGGGACGTGCAGACGCACGCCTACACGAATGCTGCCTTCTGCTATGACAACGGCTTTGCGCAGTCGTTCCGGGAACTGTTCAAGCCCTCGGCACGGCTGCAGCAGCATATCGACAAGATCAAGGCGGAGATTGGCGGGAGCTACGTCACGGTATCGGCCCGCTTCTGCAACTGTCTGGACGATTTCAACGAGGAGGTGTACTGCGAACCGCTGTCGGTCACAGAGCGTCAGCAACTGCTCCATAGTTGCATTGCCCGATTGCAGGCTGTCAGGGATGAGCATCCACACGACAAGCTGGTGATCTGCTCGGACAGCACGACCTTCATCGAAGAGGCAGGGAAGCACTTCGATATCTACACGACGCCTGGCACTATCTCGCATATCGGGAACGACGGCGTGCACAACTACGAATACTACGAAAGGACCTTCCTGGACTTCTACATCATCGAAGGGGCCAGCGCAACCTACCTGCTGAAGGGGCCGCACATGATGATGAGCGGATTCCCGTATGCGGCATCGCTGGTGGGAGGAAAGGAACTGAAAACGATACAATTCTAAACGGACATGACCAACGAGAGGAAAGTCAGCGCATACCGCAGAATCATGT
Proteins encoded:
- a CDS encoding DUF3089 domain-containing protein; the protein is MKMILEASAKVFLLGICAFSLTNCFNGHVRKAQDANASVSYIPEAPDYDDSIMWITADGDQHGTGADVFYVVSTWEEDWMTADSIVCHYADVWNPKHRERMAIEMNKAAGYMSPGNRFYAPFYRHTTIDAFMMESEDSVLNRARMAMDDVCAAFDYFQAQRDQSRPLIIAGFSQGGMAVVELLKHMSDETYGQLAAAYVLGYKVTPEDTLQTKHIKAAQGADDTGVTICYNTVKDVKYINSIIAASCIGINPVNWRTDATPATLHDTITVTLEPERHVLVVTGYSGSEYPAYKNFINVGDIHSCEPWLYSECIKKNMALRAKAWRMRN
- a CDS encoding ATP-dependent helicase; this translates as MDNILSQLNDSQREAVEYCDGASLVIAGAGSGKTRVLTYKIAYLMEQIGLKPWNILALTFTNKAAREMKERIARLVGQHQAVYLQMGTFHSVFSRILRAEAERIGYSSNFTIYDQSDARSLVKSIIKEMGLDDKVYKPSSVSDQISMAKNHLILPHAFVKCSLYDAKKPKVAEIYVHYAERCRQANAMDFDDLLVQTFLLFENHEDVRRKYVERFQYVLVDEYQDTNFAQQKIVLQLTRERQRVCVVGDDAQSIYSFRGANIDNILSFRESYDNAKLFKLEQNYRSTQLIVRAANSLIRKNERQIPKDVFSRNDEGEKLQLKPAYSDKEEAIIVCKDIRRIRREEGCEYSDFAILYRTNAQSRSFEEQMRKDGIPYRIYGGLSFYQRKEIKDVIAYFRVVVNPNDEEALKRIINYPTRGIGDTTLSRIVDTASKEGKSLWEVMTQPAHLEVSKGTLTKINNFCQLIDGWRMRLDGEDAYQLGHAIIMESGISKEIYSSRNPEDLSRQENLEEFLAAMQDFVESRREEDQGDQIALSDFLQEVALLTDLDSEGDADQPKVSLMTIHSAKGLEFPTVFVVGLEENIFPSPMCTNSMRELEEERRLLYVAITRAERHCILTCAQNRFRYGRMEYDTPSRFIKDIDPSLLHVEGTLGSFDQSAQRLPWQRASEGPEWMQNPRPVATQFRADPKPRQVAPRRPEPKVDPFSEGFKRQLNIASGGRFKPVASTRQTSAVSAQSSSAPHSLHEGAVIEHQRFGVGTVVKLEGAGDNEKATVEFRNVGTKQLLLKFAKFTIVK
- a CDS encoding glycosyltransferase family 2 protein, which codes for MKNSPEEKMLISVVTPVYNGENFVKSAYDCLCRQTYPDWEWVVVDDGSTDGTAKCLETLASGDERIRFFQQKNSGTAKQPRDHAVYEAKGGFVLPLDIDDQLSDDYLERMAERQQQTDADIIYPQMLFVDLDSGKTTQTLPAEGFDTDKVYEARELVKETVPEWRIGCNGGLYRKSAWINMSYPEKKEPIWMNSDEVDERLYLIHAGKAAFAKARYYYQNHEASTTTRISPKVFHTQKTALQLLDIMEREFGKDSEEYRRTMRRTFCDWRWKMMLFVKHHEELTDADAEIQRNLSDCFKRLDASVLTKAERIQFLNLRSFPLVLALYCLRYNRALLREKVMQRRNPEGFANTYTRKREEEKVRRETARSYLQGKTLNNYEPYVISMFCGNAPSGGLIDRLRGAVSVYQECLATGRAFKLHFTHPFLLTDYLVPGTYDWTVSPDEVSFSPMQSRTLIASSVYDSPGERQMHLKQIQQALVSSRDVQTHAYTNAAFCYDNGFAQSFRELFKPSARLQQHIDKIKAEIGGSYVTVSARFCNCLDDFNEEVYCEPLSVTERQQLLHSCIARLQAVRDEHPHDKLVICSDSTTFIEEAGKHFDIYTTPGTISHIGNDGVHNYEYYERTFLDFYIIEGASATYLLKGPHMMMSGFPYAASLVGGKELKTIQF